One part of the Populus alba chromosome 18, ASM523922v2, whole genome shotgun sequence genome encodes these proteins:
- the LOC118056666 gene encoding uncharacterized protein, with amino-acid sequence MGSDSVSTSTKPPQGDPSASLLSFNAGSLSDPSNPHQKNTANSVIFTSLILVTCIALAAASAFSFLFFSFSSVPRTDSSSASLQTTSRSLTKLNHPVVLLISSDGFRFGYQFKTHTPNIHRLIVNGTEAETGLIPVFPTLTFPNHYSIVTGLYPAHHGIINNYFDDPKTGEVFTMASHEPKWWLGEPLWETVANHGLKAATYFWPGSEVHKGSWTCPPGFCKFYNGSVPFDERVDTVLSYFDLPASEIPVFMTLYFEDPDHQGHKVGPDGPEITEAVAGIDRMIGKLIDGLEKRGVFEDVTIIMVGDHGMVGTCDKRLIFLDDLAPWIDIPADWVRSYTPLLAIRPPPGFAPSDVVAKMNEGLQSGKVQNGKNLKMYLKEKLPSRLHYAASARIPPIIGMLDEGFKVEQKRTEGQECGGAHGYDNALFSMRTIFIGHGPQFARGQKVPSFENVQIYNLVTSILNIQGAPNNGSLSFPSTVLLPNPHKF; translated from the coding sequence atgggTTCTGATTCAGTTTCAACATCAACGAAGCCACCACAAGGAGACCCGTctgcttctcttctttctttcaacGCAGGCTCCCTCTCTGATCCTTCAAATCCACACCAAAAGAACACTGCCAACTCCGTCATTTTCACCTCTCTTATCCTTGTCACTTGCATCGCTCTCGCTGCTGCTTCtgccttttcctttctctttttctccttttcttctgttCCTCGTACGGATTCCTCGTCCGCTTCTCTACAGACGACGTCTCGTTCTTTGACCAAGCTCAACCACCCTGTCGTTCTCTTGATTTCATCTGATGGGTTCAGGTTTGGTTACCAGTTCAAGACCCATACACCAAATATTCATCGTCTGATTGTTAACGGGACTGAAGCTGAAACTGGTTTGATTCCTGTTTTCCCTACTCTTACTTTCCCTAATCACTACTCTATTGTTACTGGCCTTTACCCTGCTCATCATGGtattattaacaattattttgatgatCCAAAAACTGGAGAGGTTTTCACAATGGCAAGTCATGAGCCTAAGTGGTGGCTTGGTGAACCACTTTGGGAGACAGTGGCTAATCATGGTTTGAAGGCAGCCACTTATTTTTGGCCTGGTTCTGAGGTGCATAAAGGATCTTGGACTTGCCCTCCTGGTTTTTGTAAGTTTTATAATGGTTCTGTTCCTTTTGATGAACGTGTAGATACTGTTTTGAGTTACTTTGATTTGCCAGCTAGTGAGATTCCTGTGTTTATGACCTTGTATTTTGAGGATCCTGATCATCAGGGCCATAAGGTGGGACCTGATGGTCCGGAGATTACTGAGGCTGTTGCTGGGATTGATAGGATGATTGGCAAGTTGATTGATGGATTAGAGAAAAGAGGGGTTTTTGAGGATGTCACTATAATTATGGTTGGTGATCATGGAATGGTTGGTACATGTGATAAAAGGTTGATATTTTTGGATGATTTGGCGCCTTGGATCGATATCCCAGCTGACTGGGTTCGGTCCTATACTCCTTTGCTTGCAATTCGTCCACCTCCTGGTTTTGCACCGTCTGATGTTGTTGCAAAGATGAATGAAGGGTTGCAGTCGGGGAAGGTTCAAAATGgaaagaatttgaagatgtatctCAAGGAGAAGCTGCCTTCTAGGCTTCATTATGCAGCAAGTGCCAGGATTCCACCAATAATAGGGATGCTTGATGAGGGTTTTAAGGTGGAGCAGAAGAGGACTGAGGGGCAAGAGTGTGGAGGAGCACATGGTTATGACAATGCACTTTTCTCCATGAGGACAATTTTCATTGGCCATGGTCCTCAGTTTGCAAGGGGGCAAAAAGTGCCATCTTTTGAGAATGTCCAGATATACAACTTGGTTACTTCGATTCTCAATATTCAGGGTGCTCCCAATAATGGGTCTCTGTCTTTTCCATCAACTGTTCTTTTGCCCAATCCGCATAAATTCTAA
- the LOC118056712 gene encoding protein ACCELERATED CELL DEATH 6: MSKHNNTAGGGLYLCKGRQLQCLVWYITSLERWKAVKFPDPIADYGFSEPNKILQKEVYTYAKEDNFNALFGLLSDKRDRVSSEEVLNVIFKHVAASGNSLLHVAASHGSEGVIQLLCHHFPLLITRKNFLGDNALHLAARAGRFDTIQNLIEHVKIDPHKTLELASLLRMKNNKGNTPLRDAVIKGCREVACFLVNEDLEVSYHKNKEDKSPLYLAVESCDEEMLASFIEAMPEGNLEKLAVGKPDIMLPEDKKGGNLLHLAASMGFLSGARLLVSRCPVAASQSNEEGNLPIHVACQKGHLEVVRELLTYWFDPMDLLQKEGLSFLYLFFEHLLM, translated from the exons AtgtcaaaacacaataatactGCAGGAGGAGGTTTATACCTATGCAAAGGAAGACAACTTCAATGCCTTGTTTGGTATATTACCTCACTTGAACGATGGAAGGCAGTTAAATTCCCAGATCCGATTGCAGATTATGGTTTTTCTGAGCCAAATAAAATACTGCAGAAGGAGGTTTATACCTATGCAAAGGAAGACAACTTCAATGCCTTGTTTGGTCTCTTGTCCGATAAACGGGACCGTGTTTCATCAGAGGAAGTGCTCAATGTCATTTTCAAACATGTTGCTGCCTCTGGAAATTCACTGCTTCATGTGGCAGCAAGCCATGGAAGCGAAGGTGTGATACAGCTACTGTGTCATCACTTCCCCCTCCTAATCACCAGGAAAAATTTCCTGGGCGATAATGCGCTTCATCTGGCTGCCAGGGCTGGACGGTTTGACACAATTCAAAATCTCATCGAGCATGTGAAAATCGATCCTCATAAAACACTTGAACTTGCTAGCTTGCTGAGGATGAAGAATAATAAAGGAAACACCCCTTTGCGTGATGCAGTCATCAAGGGTTGCCGAGAGGTGGCCTGTTTCCTCGTTAATGAAGACCTAGAAGTTTCCTACCACAAGAACAAGGAAGACAAGTCTCCCTTGTACTTGGCAGTAGAGAGTTGCGACGAGGAGATGCTTGCTTCTTTTATAGAAGCTATGCCGGAAGGAAATTTAG AAAAACTAGCGGTCGGCAAGCCGGATATAATGCTTCCCGAGGACAAAAAAGGGGGAAATCTCCTACATCTTGCAGCATCCATGGGCTTCCTTTCTGGAGCAAGACTCCTGGTTAGTCGATGTCCTGTTGCCGCATCACAAAGCAACGAAGAAGGCAACTTACCCATCCATGTTGCATGCCAGAAGGGCCATCTTGAAGTAGTACGCGAACTACTTACTTATTGGTTCGATCCAATGGATCTTCTGCAGAAGGAGGGACTCTCCTTTCTTTATCTCTTCTTTGAACATCTGTTAATGTGA